One window of the Lactobacillus sp. PV034 genome contains the following:
- a CDS encoding ATP-binding protein, which yields MITLPKVETLKPKSQPHNFFIWGETMSGKSYFASYFPNPLILNTDGNSEQGQAPSIQIRNERDQNGKLTHSAIQQLDDIIVALQNQKGSEDQQFKTVVVDVIDDICVMIEQAICLENGVQSLADIAYGKGYAMFNAALQQFVMDLKALPMNVIYISREISITDEDTNRTTFKQSLKDKYYNIVNGNCDLVIRTSKIGQGQNITYMREVKAVRTKYDPENITDKRVLQLLESCQGMFTKDQMEKLKKGDK from the coding sequence ATGATTACATTACCAAAGGTAGAAACATTAAAACCAAAATCACAACCACATAACTTCTTTATTTGGGGAGAAACAATGTCAGGGAAATCATATTTTGCTAGTTACTTCCCAAACCCACTAATTTTGAATACCGATGGTAATAGCGAACAAGGGCAAGCACCATCAATTCAAATTAGAAACGAACGTGACCAAAACGGTAAATTAACCCATTCGGCAATCCAACAATTAGATGATATTATTGTGGCTTTGCAAAACCAAAAAGGTAGTGAAGACCAACAATTTAAAACTGTAGTAGTTGATGTTATTGATGATATTTGCGTCATGATCGAACAAGCTATTTGTTTAGAAAATGGCGTTCAATCATTAGCTGATATTGCCTATGGTAAAGGTTATGCAATGTTTAATGCAGCATTACAACAATTTGTCATGGACTTAAAAGCTTTACCAATGAATGTAATTTATATTAGCCGTGAAATTAGTATTACTGATGAAGACACAAATAGGACTACTTTCAAGCAATCCCTTAAGGATAAGTACTACAACATCGTAAATGGTAACTGTGATCTAGTAATCAGAACTTCAAAGATTGGTCAAGGACAAAATATTACTTACATGCGTGAAGTTAAAGCTGTAAGAACAAAATACGATCCTGAAAACATCACTGATAAAAGAGTGTTGCAATTACTTGAAAGTTGCCAAGGTATGTTTACAAAAGACCAAATGGAAAAGTTAAAGAAAGGTGATAAATAA
- a CDS encoding helix-turn-helix domain-containing protein gives MPTTKPGLDLVNDYLKENNIKPSDLAKMYGMTKSEVSMYLSGKRTGSTANKFILKVIQDFKI, from the coding sequence ATGCCAACTACAAAACCTGGATTAGACCTAGTAAATGATTATTTAAAAGAAAATAACATTAAACCATCTGATCTAGCAAAAATGTATGGAATGACCAAATCGGAAGTAAGCATGTATTTAAGCGGGAAAAGAACTGGTAGTACTGCTAATAAATTCATTTTAAAGGTCATTCAAGATTTCAAAATCTAG
- a CDS encoding helix-turn-helix domain-containing protein, with protein sequence MNTFDRIKKLAKKNGMSLQIVAEKSGIGINTIYKWKNYDPKGTDLAKVAKQLHTTTDYLLCNTDDPKIPDSTTNDGLSWSDLGMPYGGSIPDDLKGYYKVMAEQYVKEHPDLFKGDE encoded by the coding sequence ATGAATACATTTGATAGAATTAAAAAATTAGCGAAAAAGAATGGAATGAGTCTTCAAATAGTTGCTGAAAAGTCCGGCATTGGAATTAATACTATCTATAAATGGAAAAATTATGATCCTAAAGGAACGGATTTAGCTAAAGTGGCTAAACAATTACATACAACCACTGATTATCTTTTGTGTAATACTGATGATCCGAAAATCCCTGATAGTACTACTAATGATGGGTTATCTTGGTCGGACCTTGGTATGCCATACGGTGGCTCTATTCCTGATGATTTAAAAGGCTACTATAAAGTTATGGCTGAACAATATGTAAAAGAGCATCCCGATTTATTTAAGGGAGATGAGTAG
- a CDS encoding PTS sugar transporter subunit IIC, translating into MAKIVKWLETYILPLAAKLASVKWLVAMRDAFVTLLPVTMAGSLAILFNSMINVFKLQWGWNNLASILQPLMVVDNIVWNGTFALFAVYFAISWGYHLGRAFEVNRFVTSIVALIAFVMSITNIVKLKISTEDTVSLKHAIDVTQFSTSGLFTAILFGALGAGLFILLYKARITLKVQSNMPHAEWVAFSTLLPSIFSVFAVGIINYIFQRLTGTYFGNWLLTAIQGPIVKLGQGFGVVLLVTLLVQIFWFFGINGISVFTPVIDSLWLTPENSNVAAVHTGTHVPFIWVKDSFNVFVWFGGAGGTLALVIAILIFSKRADFRTIAKMALAPSIFNINEPVLFGLPVIFNPVYLIPFIVAPLINVSLAYWITKIGWVNPVQIFVPSIMPPIIGPYLACNYDWRAIVLSIVNIIIALLIWMPFVFAADKIASEDNPNRSFYMPQY; encoded by the coding sequence ATGGCAAAAATAGTTAAATGGCTTGAGACATATATTTTACCTTTAGCAGCAAAATTAGCTTCTGTAAAATGGCTTGTTGCGATGCGAGATGCTTTTGTGACTTTGCTACCAGTTACTATGGCGGGATCCTTGGCAATATTGTTCAATAGTATGATTAATGTGTTTAAGTTGCAATGGGGATGGAATAATTTAGCGTCTATTCTTCAGCCCTTAATGGTAGTTGACAATATTGTTTGGAATGGTACATTTGCACTTTTTGCAGTTTATTTCGCCATTTCATGGGGCTATCATCTTGGAAGGGCATTTGAAGTAAACCGTTTTGTAACAAGTATCGTTGCCTTAATTGCGTTTGTCATGAGCATCACCAACATTGTCAAACTTAAAATTTCCACTGAAGATACTGTAAGTTTAAAACATGCGATTGATGTAACGCAATTTTCAACTTCTGGTCTCTTTACGGCAATTTTATTTGGTGCTTTAGGTGCTGGTTTATTTATTTTACTTTATAAAGCTAGAATTACACTAAAAGTTCAGAGTAATATGCCTCATGCTGAATGGGTAGCATTTTCAACTTTGTTACCATCAATTTTTTCTGTATTTGCGGTTGGAATTATTAATTATATTTTTCAAAGATTAACAGGTACATATTTTGGAAATTGGTTATTGACTGCTATTCAAGGTCCAATAGTAAAATTGGGGCAAGGCTTTGGCGTTGTCCTATTAGTAACACTTTTAGTACAAATCTTTTGGTTTTTTGGTATCAATGGTATTAGTGTATTTACCCCAGTAATTGATTCTTTATGGTTAACTCCAGAAAATAGTAATGTGGCTGCTGTGCACACTGGAACTCATGTCCCATTCATTTGGGTAAAAGATTCATTTAATGTCTTCGTTTGGTTTGGAGGAGCAGGTGGAACATTAGCATTAGTAATTGCGATTTTGATTTTCTCAAAACGGGCTGATTTTCGAACTATTGCTAAAATGGCTCTAGCGCCATCAATCTTTAATATTAATGAGCCGGTTCTTTTTGGATTACCAGTAATATTTAATCCCGTCTATTTGATACCCTTTATTGTTGCACCTCTAATTAATGTGTCTTTGGCTTATTGGATTACAAAGATAGGTTGGGTTAATCCGGTACAAATTTTTGTTCCTAGTATTATGCCTCCAATTATAGGCCCCTATCTGGCTTGTAATTATGACTGGCGAGCTATTGTCTTGTCAATCGTTAATATCATCATAGCTCTTTTAATTTGGATGCCATTTGTATTTGCTGCTGATAAGATTGCTAGTGAAGATAATCCAAACCGAAGTTTTTATATGCCACAATATTAA
- a CDS encoding DEAD/DEAH box helicase encodes MYELRPYQQDLITKITNSMKKGHKSIVVQSPPRTGKTVVMAEIARRTTLKTNRVLFLIHRKEVLDQAVRTFKEQNVVPELLTAGMVQTLTRKVDKLSEPQLILIDEAHHALAKSYQRILKQFPNAFILLFTATPIRTGRQQLDLIADDIIVGQSIQELTEKGFLAPFRYFQPPNDFDVKQLKKSSTGDYTKDSMDKALSNKLFGHIVKQYKRIANDKQAVVYAHSIDAALKITAEFNEAGISASEVDGTTPKDKREKIVQKFRDQKLKILVNVNLFTEGVDLPNVDCVIMARPTASLALYLQFSMRCLNPRPDKTAIIIDHANNFKKFGYPDDERDWKSAMITGSKSKKVKESEPTFAIATCDYCFAVVKASQVKDGKCPICGNPIKVPDKAKKIADVDLIERGKERKKIIEDAIHDTVMTNVMNKSVSELKSYAELKAYQKLHGFKPGWVYIMAKKKGIFK; translated from the coding sequence ATGTATGAACTAAGACCTTATCAACAAGACTTAATCACTAAAATCACTAATTCAATGAAAAAAGGTCATAAATCAATTGTCGTACAGTCGCCGCCTCGTACTGGAAAAACAGTAGTAATGGCAGAAATTGCACGAAGAACCACGCTTAAAACTAATCGAGTTTTATTTCTAATTCATCGTAAAGAAGTTCTAGATCAAGCGGTTAGAACATTTAAAGAACAGAATGTAGTTCCTGAGCTACTAACTGCAGGTATGGTTCAAACATTAACTCGTAAAGTTGACAAATTATCAGAGCCGCAATTAATTCTAATAGACGAGGCACACCATGCTTTGGCTAAAAGTTACCAGAGAATTTTAAAGCAGTTTCCGAATGCGTTTATTTTGCTATTTACAGCAACACCTATTAGAACAGGGCGGCAGCAATTAGATTTAATAGCCGATGATATTATCGTTGGTCAATCAATCCAAGAATTAACTGAAAAAGGCTTTTTAGCACCATTTAGATATTTTCAACCACCTAATGATTTTGACGTTAAGCAGTTAAAAAAATCATCTACCGGTGACTATACAAAAGATTCTATGGATAAAGCTTTAAGTAATAAATTGTTTGGTCACATTGTTAAGCAATATAAAAGAATTGCTAATGATAAACAAGCAGTAGTTTATGCCCACTCAATTGATGCAGCTTTAAAAATTACGGCTGAATTTAATGAGGCAGGAATATCAGCAAGCGAAGTAGATGGAACTACGCCTAAAGATAAACGTGAAAAAATAGTTCAAAAATTTAGAGATCAGAAATTAAAAATCTTAGTTAACGTGAACCTATTTACTGAAGGTGTAGATTTACCTAACGTTGATTGCGTCATAATGGCACGACCGACAGCCTCACTAGCATTATATTTACAATTCTCAATGCGTTGTTTAAATCCTAGACCTGATAAAACAGCGATTATCATTGACCATGCTAATAATTTTAAAAAGTTTGGTTATCCAGACGATGAAAGAGACTGGAAGTCGGCAATGATAACTGGTTCTAAAAGTAAAAAGGTTAAAGAAAGCGAACCAACTTTTGCGATTGCTACTTGCGATTATTGCTTTGCGGTAGTTAAAGCTTCACAGGTAAAAGACGGTAAATGTCCAATTTGTGGCAATCCAATTAAAGTACCTGATAAAGCTAAAAAAATAGCCGATGTTGATTTAATTGAAAGAGGTAAAGAACGTAAAAAGATCATTGAGGACGCTATTCACGATACGGTTATGACTAACGTTATGAATAAAAGTGTTAGTGAACTTAAGTCTTATGCAGAATTGAAAGCTTATCAAAAGTTACATGGATTTAAACCAGGATGGGTTTATATCATGGCTAAAAAGAAAGGAATATTTAAATAA
- a CDS encoding ImmA/IrrE family metallo-endopeptidase, producing the protein MYDDIIAYELNFALDHGIGCLMDKNLPSDAPSVGYAGKFPMVHINTNWHEKDELPFIIAHEIGHVLLENGIYYHLAFLGKQRGEATANAFAIQLLLRYCQDNDLYFDTYYNFAECFKIPKNQYYLFESIA; encoded by the coding sequence ATGTACGATGATATAATTGCGTACGAATTAAATTTTGCATTAGATCATGGTATTGGTTGCCTTATGGATAAAAATTTACCATCTGATGCTCCTAGCGTTGGATATGCCGGTAAATTCCCTATGGTGCATATAAATACTAATTGGCATGAGAAAGATGAACTACCGTTTATTATTGCCCATGAGATTGGTCATGTTTTACTAGAAAATGGTATATATTATCATTTGGCATTTTTAGGTAAGCAACGGGGTGAAGCAACTGCTAACGCTTTTGCAATTCAACTATTATTAAGATATTGCCAAGATAACGATTTATATTTTGATACTTACTATAATTTTGCGGAATGCTTTAAAATTCCAAAAAATCAATATTATTTATTTGAAAGCATTGCATAG
- a CDS encoding GH25 family lysozyme has product MHRFKHRFTFPAIIILLIIIVCGFLFAFFNMRTNTTVPRGSNMSILGIELDQNTDGVDLHKLEQNGISFVYLRATQGKTYFDDNYLIYRERLLGTKLSFGSIITFSNQSSVADQFNYFEQQVGNNTGNLPVMIVPAVKDDSEAYWKRMAQFSQKLNNVGKRVLIAGDYSKKKYFPTGTDFLYTGSSLHDKKEYTFWCYTQTGKVKNVDNLNSNVTMFAYIGGMSNYEAQYGSSFTQ; this is encoded by the coding sequence GTGCATCGTTTTAAACATCGTTTTACTTTTCCTGCTATTATTATACTTTTGATTATTATAGTATGTGGGTTCTTATTTGCTTTTTTTAATATGCGCACTAATACTACGGTTCCGCGTGGTTCAAATATGAGTATTTTAGGAATAGAATTGGATCAAAATACGGATGGAGTAGATCTGCATAAATTAGAGCAAAATGGAATCTCATTTGTATACTTACGTGCAACACAAGGAAAAACATATTTTGATGATAATTATCTTATATATCGTGAACGCCTGCTAGGAACCAAACTCTCATTTGGCTCAATCATTACCTTTAGTAATCAAAGTAGTGTGGCAGATCAATTTAATTACTTTGAACAGCAAGTTGGGAATAATACTGGTAATTTACCAGTCATGATTGTGCCGGCGGTTAAAGATGATTCAGAGGCATATTGGAAAAGAATGGCGCAATTTAGTCAAAAATTGAATAATGTAGGGAAAAGGGTTCTAATTGCTGGCGATTATAGTAAAAAGAAGTATTTTCCAACAGGAACAGATTTTTTGTACACCGGTTCAAGTTTGCATGATAAAAAAGAGTATACTTTTTGGTGTTATACCCAAACTGGTAAAGTAAAAAATGTTGATAACTTAAATAGTAATGTTACTATGTTTGCATACATTGGAGGAATGAGCAATTATGAAGCTCAATATGGTAGTAGTTTTACACAATAA
- a CDS encoding tyrosine-type recombinase/integrase — MASVYKRGKTWTVRFTKRENVYDPELQKRVSKLKQKSKGGFKTKAEATQYGIKLEAESISGVDVTKNPIFADYYKNWIDAFRLPGARPATERRYQVYVKHIRDYFSDEKIKSITNIEYQRIINNFGQKHAPESVRKLNGSIRACVKYAINEGVLNKDFTANIKVTGNEKKKRKVSYLNANEIEKVLKECESNLQSKYTSRYIILTAFLTGARIGEITALHWEDINFKNKTIDINKALDQATHELGPTKNKSSVRKISVNDKLLDYLKQLKENNEDYVFGLKATHMPPTNNAINNTLRSLLKKTGINKPSYHIHSIRHTHVGYLIYKGVDIYAISKRLGHSNLTVTLDTYANLLDEYKDKENKKIVGLLGQLF; from the coding sequence ATGGCATCTGTTTATAAACGTGGTAAAACATGGACAGTCAGGTTTACTAAGAGAGAAAATGTCTATGATCCTGAATTACAAAAACGTGTTTCAAAATTAAAGCAGAAATCAAAGGGTGGTTTCAAAACAAAGGCAGAGGCTACTCAATACGGGATTAAACTTGAAGCTGAATCTATTTCAGGAGTAGATGTTACTAAGAATCCAATCTTTGCTGATTATTATAAAAATTGGATTGATGCGTTTAGATTACCTGGTGCTCGTCCTGCTACTGAAAGAAGATATCAAGTATATGTAAAACATATTAGAGATTATTTTTCTGATGAAAAAATAAAATCTATTACCAATATTGAATATCAGAGAATAATAAATAATTTCGGGCAAAAACATGCTCCTGAATCAGTTAGAAAATTAAATGGTTCTATTAGAGCTTGTGTTAAATATGCAATAAATGAAGGAGTACTGAATAAAGACTTTACTGCCAATATTAAAGTTACTGGTAATGAAAAGAAAAAGCGAAAGGTTAGCTATTTAAATGCCAATGAAATAGAAAAAGTTCTTAAAGAATGTGAAAGCAATTTACAGTCCAAGTATACCAGTCGCTACATTATTTTAACTGCATTTTTAACTGGTGCTAGAATTGGCGAAATTACCGCTTTGCACTGGGAAGATATTAATTTTAAAAATAAAACAATTGATATTAATAAAGCACTTGATCAGGCTACCCACGAATTAGGTCCTACTAAAAATAAATCCTCTGTTAGAAAAATAAGTGTAAATGACAAGTTACTAGACTACTTAAAACAACTTAAAGAAAACAATGAAGATTATGTGTTTGGTTTAAAAGCTACTCACATGCCACCTACAAACAATGCAATTAACAATACACTTAGAAGCCTTTTAAAGAAAACTGGTATTAACAAACCTTCTTATCATATTCATAGTATTAGACACACCCACGTAGGCTATTTAATTTATAAAGGTGTAGATATTTATGCAATAAGTAAAAGATTAGGACACTCAAATTTAACAGTTACTTTAGATACCTACGCTAATTTACTTGACGAATATAAAGACAAGGAAAATAAAAAGATAGTTGGTTTACTTGGACAATTATTTTAA
- a CDS encoding DEAD/DEAH box helicase, producing the protein MYPDSIKQILKKYHKDKPTLIQERTYEPIKNGASLVGLAKTGTGKTLAYGLPTLIRTKETAGLAIILEPTTELAIQTRNALLPYANSLDLKMLALVGAGNRKRQLEKLKKEKPSVLVCTPGRLFDFVSENKINIDSITSLVIDEADDILEFSKADLISSLGQNLASKSQILLFGASESTITKNAENLFNRTFLVIDVRPEQASVVKHYFLKVSNEYKLQYLQRLTKLDHFKGLVFFDSNENEHHFAKIFSHSKTSFEVLNNETNKQKRERILKDFKLGKIKLLLATDLAARGLDIANVTYVINFEVPDSLNTYIHRSGRTGRMNKAGTVVTLGDDHDLRNLRKLLDSEYKLERVYFDGYKLTITPPKTQKKKSNIKNSMAVNKKNKHKKRRWKKQKNKGYHPKKGELKSNGKNS; encoded by the coding sequence ATGTATCCAGATTCGATTAAACAAATTTTGAAAAAATATCATAAAGATAAACCAACTTTAATTCAAGAAAGAACCTATGAACCAATAAAAAACGGTGCCAGTTTAGTAGGATTAGCGAAAACCGGTACAGGAAAGACACTTGCGTATGGTTTGCCAACGTTAATTAGGACAAAAGAAACTGCAGGCCTAGCGATAATTCTTGAACCAACCACAGAATTAGCTATCCAAACACGAAATGCTTTATTACCTTATGCTAATTCATTGGATTTAAAAATGTTGGCATTAGTAGGGGCGGGTAACAGAAAACGTCAACTTGAAAAATTAAAAAAAGAAAAGCCAAGTGTCTTAGTTTGTACGCCAGGAAGATTATTTGATTTTGTGTCAGAAAACAAAATCAACATCGATTCAATAACAAGCTTAGTTATTGATGAAGCTGATGATATTTTAGAATTTTCAAAAGCTGATTTAATTTCTAGTTTAGGGCAAAATCTTGCTTCTAAGTCTCAGATTTTGTTATTCGGAGCTTCTGAGTCAACAATTACTAAAAATGCTGAGAATTTGTTCAACCGAACATTTTTAGTAATTGATGTGAGGCCAGAACAAGCATCAGTGGTAAAACATTATTTTCTTAAAGTATCCAATGAATATAAATTACAGTATTTACAACGTTTGACAAAACTAGACCATTTTAAGGGGCTGGTATTCTTTGATTCAAACGAAAATGAACATCATTTTGCTAAAATATTTAGTCATAGTAAGACATCGTTTGAAGTATTGAATAATGAAACTAATAAACAGAAAAGAGAAAGAATTCTTAAGGACTTTAAATTAGGAAAAATAAAATTATTACTTGCAACTGATTTGGCTGCTCGTGGATTAGATATAGCTAATGTTACTTATGTAATTAATTTTGAAGTTCCAGATAGTTTAAATACCTATATTCATCGTAGCGGAAGAACGGGACGTATGAATAAGGCTGGCACTGTTGTTACTTTAGGTGATGATCATGATTTGCGTAATTTGCGAAAATTACTAGATAGTGAGTACAAGTTAGAACGGGTATATTTTGATGGGTATAAGCTAACTATCACGCCACCAAAAACACAGAAAAAGAAAAGTAACATTAAAAATTCTATGGCTGTTAATAAAAAGAATAAACACAAAAAGAGACGTTGGAAAAAACAAAAAAATAAAGGATATCATCCCAAAAAAGGAGAGCTAAAGAGTAATGGCAAAAATAGTTAA
- a CDS encoding APC family permease, translating to MKLNLLRKESIDRYLATDKGFIKSLGAKDLLAMGIGAVIGTGIFILPGTVAATTAGPGVTLSFLVAAIVCGLCSMCYAELSSSIPVAGSAYSYGNLLFGEIIGWILGWALILEYMLSVAAVSSGWAAYFNALLNSIGLSIPHALTNAFNPYEGTYFNLMAAVSVLLIALLLSRGLKESMKINNIAVILKIIIIFIFVGVGLFFIKPANYHPFLPFGTNGIFHGATTVFFAFLGFDCVSASAAEVKNPKRNMPIGIIGTLLIAAVLYMAVSIILTGMIHFNKLNVANPVAFALRQVNQGWLADLLSLGALVGMTTMMISMTYSSSRLVYSIGRDGLLPKSLGKIDENGLPKNALWLVTLIIVLMGGFFSLDELTHLVSIGTLLAFAFVSFGVLLLRRRKDLPKPSFRVPFYPVLPIISGLACVGMMCFLPINTFIFAAIWFGLGLIIYLGYGYHHSKINVRE from the coding sequence ATGAAGTTAAACCTTTTAAGGAAAGAAAGTATTGATCGTTATTTGGCAACGGATAAAGGTTTTATTAAAAGCTTGGGAGCAAAAGACTTATTAGCCATGGGAATTGGTGCAGTAATTGGTACTGGAATTTTTATTTTACCAGGAACTGTTGCTGCAACTACCGCAGGTCCCGGAGTAACTCTCTCTTTTTTAGTAGCAGCGATTGTCTGTGGCCTTTGTAGTATGTGTTATGCGGAATTATCTTCTAGCATTCCAGTTGCGGGGTCAGCATATTCCTATGGGAATTTACTTTTTGGAGAAATTATTGGTTGGATTTTAGGTTGGGCATTAATCTTAGAATATATGCTTTCTGTAGCAGCCGTTTCGTCTGGTTGGGCAGCATATTTTAATGCCCTGCTAAATAGCATTGGCTTGTCAATTCCACATGCTTTAACCAATGCGTTTAATCCGTATGAGGGTACATACTTTAATCTGATGGCTGCTGTGAGTGTTTTATTAATTGCTTTGCTCTTATCTCGAGGATTAAAAGAGTCGATGAAGATTAATAATATTGCAGTTATTCTAAAAATAATTATTATCTTTATCTTTGTGGGAGTAGGACTCTTTTTCATTAAACCAGCAAATTATCATCCATTTTTACCATTTGGAACGAATGGTATTTTCCACGGTGCAACTACAGTGTTTTTTGCCTTTCTAGGGTTTGATTGTGTATCTGCTTCTGCAGCTGAAGTGAAAAATCCTAAAAGGAATATGCCAATTGGAATCATTGGCACCTTGTTAATTGCGGCGGTTCTTTATATGGCTGTATCAATTATCTTAACGGGAATGATTCATTTTAATAAATTGAATGTTGCCAATCCAGTAGCTTTCGCGTTGCGTCAAGTTAACCAGGGCTGGCTTGCTGATTTACTTTCTTTAGGTGCTTTGGTGGGGATGACGACAATGATGATCTCAATGACTTACTCCAGTTCCCGATTGGTTTATTCAATCGGTCGTGACGGCTTATTACCAAAATCTTTAGGAAAAATTGACGAAAATGGCTTACCTAAAAATGCACTTTGGTTAGTAACTTTAATCATTGTATTGATGGGTGGATTCTTCTCCTTAGATGAATTAACTCATTTAGTTTCAATTGGTACCTTGCTAGCCTTTGCTTTTGTTTCATTTGGTGTTTTGCTACTTAGAAGACGAAAAGATTTACCAAAACCAAGTTTTAGGGTACCTTTTTATCCAGTCTTGCCAATTATTTCTGGTTTGGCATGTGTTGGCATGATGTGCTTTTTGCCAATAAATACTTTCATTTTTGCTGCGATTTGGTTTGGATTAGGATTAATTATTTATCTTGGTTACGGTTATCACCACAGCAAAATTAATGTGAGAGAATAA
- a CDS encoding DUF5067 domain-containing protein, with protein MKKRYVLGATALVLLGLGTSACSSDGSSGSDNSHSKTASTPKYNTFKGKTFTTKDGVLKIDKVINVKVHDPNLPDSDSNYNVVMITASFKNTSKKSVSPNDFFRENIKLEQKLSNSTHELNTIGGSYDEGLFGKYADLIKANDNKVDPGKTVQVAFDFDLDSKNGDKLVDKYIFQPVDGLGNENGKALTMTATSESLIATDETNTDDSSTDTDTSSDNDTDTNSDSDSSNDTDTDNNSDSNSDSDKENNQSDSNTADTNDNSDTDTDD; from the coding sequence ATGAAAAAGAGATATGTATTAGGTGCTACTGCACTTGTATTATTAGGTTTAGGTACTAGTGCTTGTTCAAGTGATGGTTCAAGCGGCAGTGATAATTCACACTCAAAGACTGCTTCTACCCCTAAATACAACACCTTCAAAGGTAAGACTTTTACCACAAAAGATGGTGTATTAAAGATTGATAAAGTAATTAATGTTAAAGTTCATGATCCAAACTTACCTGATTCAGATTCAAACTATAACGTTGTTATGATTACTGCTTCATTCAAAAACACTTCAAAGAAATCAGTAAGTCCAAACGATTTCTTCAGAGAAAATATTAAGTTGGAGCAAAAACTATCTAATAGTACTCACGAATTAAATACTATTGGTGGTTCATACGATGAAGGCTTATTTGGCAAGTATGCTGATTTAATCAAAGCCAATGATAATAAAGTTGATCCTGGTAAAACTGTTCAAGTAGCATTCGACTTTGACCTTGATTCTAAGAATGGAGACAAGTTAGTCGACAAATATATTTTCCAACCTGTAGATGGTTTAGGTAATGAAAATGGTAAAGCGTTAACCATGACGGCCACTAGTGAAAGTCTAATTGCTACGGATGAAACAAATACTGATGATTCATCTACTGACACTGATACCAGTTCTGATAATGACACTGACACTAATTCGGATTCTGATTCATCTAATGATACAGACACTGATAACAACTCTGATTCAAATTCAGATAGCGATAAAGAAAATAATCAGTCGGACAGTAACACTGCAGATACTAATGACAATAGCGATACAGATACTGATGATTAA
- a CDS encoding phosphatase PAP2 family protein, with amino-acid sequence MKRFKIAIYFGLPIFLILAISIMIQASWINSFDSFYQGLIKSIAGLRGIMIGISFLASPKMDLLWMVILAVILWLKRMRPMASSLVITLISADIVGFIVKHLVQRARPIGHMPSDDGFSFPSGHTLGMGILVIWLIMVLLPKVMENRTTRIWVDVLLIIWLILVMCSRVYLLAHYPSDVCGSLAFALMWVGVVELCLQRLVKKIWNINI; translated from the coding sequence ATGAAAAGATTTAAGATAGCAATTTATTTTGGTTTACCTATATTCTTGATTTTAGCTATTTCAATCATGATCCAGGCGAGTTGGATTAATAGTTTTGATAGCTTTTATCAAGGTCTAATTAAGAGTATTGCAGGATTGCGTGGTATAATGATTGGAATTTCATTTCTTGCCTCACCAAAAATGGATCTGCTCTGGATGGTAATTTTAGCAGTAATTCTTTGGTTGAAGCGAATGCGTCCCATGGCGTCAAGTCTTGTAATTACTTTGATTAGTGCGGATATTGTTGGATTTATAGTTAAGCATCTTGTACAGAGAGCGAGACCTATCGGTCATATGCCATCTGATGATGGTTTTAGTTTTCCCAGCGGCCATACTCTAGGCATGGGAATTTTAGTTATTTGGCTAATAATGGTATTGTTACCAAAAGTAATGGAAAATAGAACAACCAGAATTTGGGTTGATGTACTTTTAATTATTTGGTTAATATTAGTAATGTGTTCAAGAGTTTATTTGTTAGCACATTACCCATCTGATGTGTGTGGCTCACTCGCATTCGCTCTAATGTGGGTCGGAGTAGTAGAATTGTGTTTACAAAGATTAGTTAAGAAGATTTGGAATATTAATATTTAA